From Rhododendron vialii isolate Sample 1 chromosome 10a, ASM3025357v1, the proteins below share one genomic window:
- the LOC131302553 gene encoding protein transport protein SEC13 homolog B-like, protein MPAHKIESGHNDTVHDVSMDYYGKRLATASSDTTIKIIGVSNNSTSQHLATLTGHQGPVWQVAWAHPKFGSILASCSYDGSVIVWKEGNPNEWTQAHVFTEHKSSVNSIAWAPHELGLCLACGSSDGNISVFTARSDGGWDTTRIDQAHPLGVTSVSWAPSMAPGALVGSSMMDSVQKLASGGCDNTVKVWKLYNGNWKMDCFPALQMHSDWVRDVAWAPNLGLPKTTIASASQDGTVVIWTVAKEGDQWEGRVLKDFKTPVWRASWSLTGNLLAVASGDNNVSLWKEAVDGEWQQVTTVD, encoded by the coding sequence ATGCCTGCCCACAAGATTGAAAGTGGTCACAATGACACAGTTCACGATGTTTCCATGGATTACTATGGAAAGCGCTTAGCAACCGCATCATCTGATACCACTATCAAAATAATTGGTGTTAGCAACAACTCGACTTCACAGCACCTCGCGACTTTAACTGGACATCAAGGCCCTGTTTGGCAGGTTGCTTGGGCTCATCCCAAGTTTGGATCAATCCTTGCTTCCTGTTCTTACGATGGTAGTGTAATAGTTTGGAAGGAAGGTAATCCAAATGAATGGACTCAGGCTCATGTGTTCACTGAACATAAATCATCCGTCAATTCAATTGCTTGGGCGCCTCATGAACTTGGTCTCTGCTTAGCTTGTGGATCTTCGGATGGGAATATATCAGTTTTCACTGCCAGATCTGATGGTGGTTGGGACACCACCAGGATAGACCAAGCCCACCCTCTTGGAGTGACCTCGGTTTCTTGGGCCCCATCTATGGCTCCTGGCGCACTAGTTGGATCAAGCATGATGGATTCTGTTCAGAAGCTGGCTTCTGGTGGCTGCGACAATACTGTGAAGGTTTGGAAGCTTTATAATGGGAATTGGAAGATGGACTGCTTCCCTGCCTTGCAAATGCACAGTGATTGGGTTAGGGATGTGGCTTGGGCTCCCAACTTGGGCCTTCCAAAGACTACTATTGCAAGTGCTTCACAGGATGGGACAGTGGTTATATGGACTGTCGCCAAAGAAGGTGATCAATGGGAAGGTAGAGTTTTGAAGGACTTCAAGACTCCAGTTTGGAGGGCGTCGTGGTCTTTGACAGGAAACTTGTTGGCTGTGGCTTCTGGTGACAACAATGTCTCTTTGTGGAAAGAAGCAGTTGATGGGGAGTGGCAACAGGTGACCACTGTTGATTAA
- the LOC131302554 gene encoding pentatricopeptide repeat-containing protein At3g51320, which translates to MARGVVSIGEILRLRKNPLFLSHPTLVHSKPTLPPSSPFNSSASSDLNPTNLFKTCYNRKQLFQIQAHLITCGLFRKPYFQGRVLKCAADLGDLNYTILVFQCIQFPDTFCINSVIKAYACSNVPQEAVAFYFDMLRNGFVPNSFTFAPLISSCAKAGCLASGQKCHGQATKNGVDCVLPVENSLIHFYACCELINLARKIFDEMPVRDLVSWNSIVDGFAKVGELDVAHQLFDKMPQRNVISWNIMITGYLNGGNPGCCLMLFRKMMCLGLRGSDTTVMSVFTACGRSARLKEGRSVHSYLIKRFAHSSLIIDTALIDMYSKCRRVDVAKLVFDRMSGRNLVCWNAMILGHCIHGNPEDGLTLYAKMLGTTCSRDEETVLDNNVKPDKITFVGILCACARSGLLIEGRTYFAQMFDLFSIEANFAHYWCMANLFAGVGLVQEALNIIRSMPVNEDESSESLLWARLLGACRFEGNVILGEQIAKAVIELEPENSLCYALLLNVYAVAGQWEDVAKMKQMIKERGIRKMAGCSLFDLKEVVHNLKFGDSCRQHMQEVNIMMAELAQRLSCLSNNSQKLPLHKTKTES; encoded by the coding sequence ATGGCAAGAGGAGTAGTCTCCATTGGAGAAATCCTCCGTCTCAGAAAAaaccctctttttctctctcatcccacTCTAGTCCATTCCAAACCCACTTTGCCCCCTTCATCTCCATTCAATTCTTCAGCTTCCTCGGACTTAAACCCAACAAACCTCTTCAAGACATGTTACAACAGGAAACAGCTCTTTCAAATCCAAGCCCATTTGATAACTTGCGGTCTGTTTCGAAAACCATATTTTCAAGGCAGAGTATTGAAGTGTGCAGCTGATTTGGGTGATCTTAATTACACAATCTTGGTTTTTCAGTGCATTCAATTTCCAGATACTTTTTGCATAAATAGTGTTATCAAGGCATATGCTTGTAGTAATGTACCACAAGAAGCTGTGGCTTTCTATTTTGATATGTTGAGAAATGGGTTTGTTCCAAATAGCTTTACTTTTGCTCCGCTCATTAGTTCATGTGCAAAAGCTGGGTGCTTGGCGTCGGGCCAAAAATGCCACGGCCAAGCTACTAAGAATGGTGTTGATTGTGTTCTGCCTGTAGAGAACTCGCTGATTCATTTTTATGCTTGTTGTGAGCTTATTAATCTTGCGAGGAAGATATTCGATGAAATGCCGGTTAGGGACTTGGTGTCGTGGAACTCGATCGTAGATGGGTTTGCCAAGGTTGGCGAATTGGATGTTGCGCATCAGTTGTTTGACAAAATGCCCCAGAGGAATGTTATTTCTTGGAACATTATGATTACAGGGTATTTGAATGGTGGGAACCCTGGATGCTGCTTGATGTTGTTTAGGAAGATGATGTGTCTGGGATTGAGAGGAAGTGACACGACGGTGATGAGTGTGTTCACTGCTTGTGGTAGGTCAGCAAGACTGAAGGAAGGAAGATCAGTTCATAGTTATCTCATCAAGAGATTCGCACATTCGAGTTTGATCATCGACACAGCTTTGATAGATATGTATAGTAAATGCAGGAGGGTGGATGTTGCCAAACTAGTTTTCGATAGGATGTCGGGCAGAAATTTGGTTTGTTGGAATGCAATGATTTTGGGCCATTGCATTCATGGTAATCCAGAAGATGGTCTAACTCTATACGCCAAAATGCTAGGTACAACATGCTCAAGAGACGAAGAAACAGTTTTGGACAACAATGTTAAACCTGACAAAATTACCTTTGTAGGTATCTTATGTGCTTGTGCTCGTTCGGGGCTGTTGATAGAGGGCAGAACCTACTTCGCCCAAATGTTTGACTTGTTTAGCATAGAGGCCAATTTTGCACATTATTGGTGTATGGCTAATCTCTTTGCTGGTGTTGGTCTAGTACAAGAAGCATTGAATATCATTAGGAGCATGCCCGTCAATGAGGACGAATCATCTGAATCCTTGTTATGGGCTAGATTGCTTGGTGCATGCCGTTTTGAGGGAAATGTGATTTTGGGAGAACAAATTGCCAAAGCTGTAATTGAATTGGAGCCTGAGAATTCCTTATGTTATGCATTGTTGTTGAATGTGTATGCCGTAGCAGGTCAATGGGAGGATGTTGCTAAAATGAAGCAGATGATAAAGGAGCGAGGAATTAGAAAGATGGCCGGTTGTAGTCTCTTTGACTTAAAAGAAGTTGTT
- the LOC131302552 gene encoding uncharacterized protein LOC131302552: MVKVSRVLLRDGGLVISKTLSEILVCPLSKQPLRICEQSNSLISDATGVSFPIVNGIPCLVPNDGKIIDTDDMPKHGGAAIDSTDENSTSRGSL, from the exons ATGGTGAAAGTGAGTAGAGTGCTTCTCAGAGATGGAGGGCTGGTAATAAGCAAAACCCTCTCAGAAATACTGGTTTGTCCGCTCTCTAAACAGCCCCTGAG GATATGTGAGCAATCGAATTCTCTGATCAGCGATGCCACGGGAGTTTCTTTTCCG ATTGTGAATGGGATCCCTTGCCTTGTGCCAAATGATGGGAAGATAATTGACACTGATGACATGCCGAAACATGGGGGTGCTGCTATTGATTCAACTGACGAAAACTCCACATCAAGGGGTAGCTTGTAG
- the LOC131303222 gene encoding uncharacterized protein LOC131303222, which translates to MVIKNLVSFIWSFIGYRGRKRIKSSSPHEAIGLKLCEDLDGAELCCVCLSSLEEGGSEDCGTRVLPCLHEFHRVCIATWFSGRRKTCPVCRFLVEDEEKPQTKEDLTEEMVIWFSSFHVAGF; encoded by the coding sequence ATGGTTATCAAAAACTTGGTGTCCTTCATCTGGAGTTTCATCGGCTACAGAGGGCGGAAAAGGATCAAAAGCTCGTCTCCACACGAAGCGATTGGGCTGAAACTCTGTGAAGATCTTGATGGGGCCGAGTTGTGTTGCGTGTGTCTGTCGAGTTTAGAGGAGGGGGGATCAGAAGATTGTGGCACGCGGGTTCTTCCTTGCTTGCATGAGTTTCACAGGGTTTGTATCGCTACGTGGTTTAGCGGGCGTCGGAAAACGTGTCCGGTGTGCCGCTTTTTGGTGGAAGATGAGGAGAAGCCTCAGACCAAGGAGGATTTGACTGAGGAGATGGTCATATGGTTTTCTTCCTTCCATGTTGCTGGTTTTTGA